In Flavobacterium sp. N3904, one DNA window encodes the following:
- a CDS encoding peroxiredoxin — translation MELKVGDKIPHFAAKDTNGNDFDSKEIVGKKPLVVYFYPKDNTPGCTAQACSFRDQYEDFKDLGAEVIGISSDSIASHQKFTQQFKLPFILLSDSGKTIRKLFGVPAGLFGILPGRVTYVADKTGTIIMVFDSMMAKHHIPKALEAIRKLQ, via the coding sequence ATGGAACTTAAAGTAGGAGATAAAATTCCCCATTTTGCAGCAAAAGATACCAATGGTAATGATTTTGACAGTAAGGAAATAGTAGGTAAAAAACCATTGGTCGTTTATTTCTATCCAAAAGACAATACTCCGGGATGTACAGCTCAAGCCTGCAGTTTTAGGGATCAATACGAAGATTTTAAAGATTTGGGAGCCGAAGTAATTGGGATAAGCAGCGATAGTATTGCATCACACCAAAAATTTACCCAGCAATTCAAACTGCCTTTTATCCTATTGTCGGATTCTGGCAAGACCATAAGAAAGCTTTTTGGAGTACCCGCAGGTTTGTTTGGGATATTGCCCGGTAGAGTTACGTATGTTGCCGATAAAACAGGAACAATCATCATGGTGTTTGATAGTATGATGGCCAAACATCATATTCCAAAAGCACTTGAAGCGATTAGAAAATTACAGTAA